The proteins below come from a single Drosophila kikkawai strain 14028-0561.14 chromosome 3R, DkikHiC1v2, whole genome shotgun sequence genomic window:
- the Ugt302C1 gene encoding UDP-glycosyltransferase UGT5: MKPTGGQTSFLGLLLLCLLSCVSAYNYLMVLHTAARSHYHVGSALAKGLANAGHQVTLVSPFELKKPIKNIKDVTAKGIIARMQGRMSNLLESSKQPIMKQIVEFHQMGIEITDFLLNDPGVVELMKSNQTFDAVICEVFLNEAHFGLAEHFKAPLIGVGTFGAISWNTDLVGTPSPPSYVPHAMLKFSDRMSFVERVANLAFATYEYLFLNFVYLPRQEVLYRKYFPNNKQDFYDMRRNTALVLLNQHVSLSFPRPYSPNMIEVGGMHINRKRQPLPKDIEAFIEGAEHGVIYFSMGSNLKSKTLPLDKRQALIDTFAQLKQRVLWKFEDTNLPGKPDNVFISDWFPQDDILAHDNVIAFITHGGLLSTTESIYHRKPFVGIPIFGDQFLNMARAEQNGYGVTVNYEELTAPRLLAAIQRLIEDPEATKKVRDMSDRYRDQPQKPLERAVFWVEHVSRHKGAKYLRSASQDLNFIQYHSLDTMLVLYGGIAFVIFCILLLIRRVWRFLQELFVRKDTHKQKPKVKRN, translated from the exons ATGAAGCCAACAGGTGGTCAAACGAGTTTCCtgggcctgctgctgctttgccTGCTGAGCTGCGTGTCCGCCTACAATTATCTAATGGTGCTCCATACGGCCGCCCGATCCCACTACCATGTGGGATCAGCCCTGGCCAAGGGATTAGCCAATGCCGGCCATCAGGTCACCCTTGTGTCACCCTTCGAGCTGAAGAAACCCATCAAAAACATCAAGGATGTGACAGCCAAGGGCATTATAGCCAGAATGCAGG GAAGAATGAGCAACTTGCTGGAGAGTTCCAAGCAGCCGATAATGAAGCAGATCGTGGAATTCCATCAAATGGGTATTGAAATAACCGATTTCTTGCTAAATGATCCTGGTGTGGTGGAGCTTATGAAGTCAAATCAGACCTTCGATGCTGTGATATGTGAGGTCTTCCTCAATGAAGCCCATTTCGGCCTGGCCGAGCACTTCAAGGCCCCGCTGATAGGAGTGGGCACCTTTGGGGCCATTAGCTGGAACACAGATCTG GTTGGCACGCCCTCGCCGCCGTCGTACGTGCCGCATGCCATGCTCAAGTTCAGCGACCGCATGTCCTTTGTGGAGCGCGTGGCCAATCTGGCCTTTGCCACCTACGAGTATCTGTTCCTAAACTTTGTCTATCTGCCCCGACAAGAGGTTCTGTACCGGAAGTACTTCCCCAACAACAAGCAGGACTTTTACGATATGCGCCGGAACACGGCTCTGGTGCTGCTCAATCAGCATGTCTCACTCAGTTTCCCGCGACCCTACTCCCCCAACATGATCGAGGTGGGCGGCATGCATATCAACCGGAAACGCCAGCCCCTGCCTAAGGACATTGAGGCGTTCATCGAGGGGGCCGAGCATGGTGTCATCTACTTCTCAATGGGCTCCAACCTGAAGAGCAAGACCCTGCCCCTGGACAAGAGACAGGCCTTGATCGACACTTTTGCCCAGCTGAAGCAGCGAGTGCTGTGGAAGTTCGAGGACACGAACTTGCCCGGAAAACCCGACAATGTCTTCATCTCCGACTGGTTCCCCCAGGACGATATCCTGGCTCACGACAATGTGATTGCCTTCATCACCCACGGCGGTCTTTTGAGTACCACGGAATCGATTTACCACCGCAAGCCCTTCGTGGGCATCCCGATCTTTGGGGATCAGTTCCTGAACATGGCTCGGGCCGAGCAGAATGGCTATGGTGTGACGGTGAACTACGAGGAACTGACTGCTCCCAGGCTCCTGGCGGCCATTCAGCGACTTATTGAGGATCCTGAGGCCACCAAGAAGGTGCGTGACATGTCCGACAGGTATCGGGATCAGCCGCAGAAGCCCCTGGAGCGAGCTGTGTTCTGGGTAGAGCACGTGTCCCGGCACAAGGGCGCCAAGTATTTAAGGAGCGCCTCCCAGGATCTGAATTTCATTCAGTATCACAGCCTGGATACCATGCTGGTCCTGTACGGAGGCATTGCATTCGTGATATTCTGCATTCTGCTGCTCATACGTAGGGTGTGGCGCTTCCTGCAGGAATTGTTTGTAAGGAAGGACACTCACAAACAAAAGCCGAAGGTCAAGCGTAACTAA
- the Ugt302K1 gene encoding UDP-glycosyltransferase UGT5, translated as MRLFTLILALIFSLGSSSGYKFLMILNSPGRSHFNVGHALAKGLVQAGHEITVASVFPLKKPIPGYHDIYIPNVINAMRGDLAGLWASIQKSVTQKLIDHYQMGFRLTRALFEEPNFQELLKSNKSFDAIICETFYNDAHYGLAEHFKAPLIGLSTGGGLTFITDMVGSPAPASFVPHIMLPFNDHMTLFERLANVAFLAYERLLLDYYYLPGQEQLYQEFFPDNKQSFYEMRRNASLVLINQHVSLSFPRPYAPNMVEVGGMHIDGKLSPLPERIERFLNESEHGVIYFSMGSNLKSKDLPPAKVQEILKAFRGLKQRVLWKFELEDLPNKPDNVYISDWFPQTDILAHPKVLAFATHGGMLSTTESIYHGKPVIGLPIFSDQFFNMAHAEQTGYGIMLDFKALKAQDFRAAIERITSEPSYAEVVRGMSFRYRDQQHTPLENAVYWVEHVTRHQGAAYLKSAAQRLNWWQYHNADVLLILFAVVIFTIILLPYVILRLLTKLVLGEKKTQGGKVKLN; from the exons ATGCGTTTATTTACCTTGATCTTGGCGCTAATATTTAGCCTGGGATCCTCCAGTGGCTACAAGTTTCTCATGATCTTGAACTCTCCCGGGCGCTCGCACTTTAATGTCGGCCATGCCCTGGCCAAGGGATTGGTCCAAGCAGGTCATGAGATCACCGTGGCATCTGTGTTTCCTCTGAAGAAACCCATTCCGGGCTATCatgatatttatattccaAATGTGATAAATGCAATGAGGG GTGACTTGGCTGGCTTATGGGCATCTATTCAGAAATCTGTGACGCAGAAACTCATTGATCACTATCAAATGGGCTTCCGCTTGACCAGAGCCCTGTTTGAGGAACCCAACTTCCAGGAGCTCTTAAAGAGCAACAAAAGTTTCGATGCGATAATATGCGAGACCTTTTATAACGACGCCCACTATGGCTTGGCTGAGCATTTCAAGGCCCCACTTATAGGACTGAGCACCGGTGGTGGGTTGACTTTTATTACAGATATG GTTGGTTCTCCAGCTCCCGCTTCCTTTGTGCCCCACATAATGTTACCCTTTAACGATCATATGACTCTCTTCGAACGCCTCGCCAACGTGGCATTCCTGGCCTATGAAAGACTGCTCCTGGATTATTATTACTTGCCGGGACAGGAGCAACTATACCAGGAGTTCTTTCCGGACAATAAGCAGAGTTTCTACGAAATGCGCCGGAATGCCTCTCTGGTGCTGATCAACCAGCATGTGTCTCTAAGTTTCCCGCGTCCTTATGCGCCCAACATGGTCGAGGTGGGTGGCATGCACATCGATGGCAAGCTGAGTCCACTGCCCGAGCGCATCGAGAGGTTCCTCAATGAGTCAGAGCATGGAGTCATTTATTTTTCGATGGGCTCTAATCTTAAGAGCAAGGATCTGCCGCCCGCAAAGGTTCAAGAGATCCTAAAAGCCTTCAGGGGCCTCAAGCAGCGAGTTCTTTGGAAATTTGAGCTAGAGGATCTGCCCAACAAGCCGGATAATGTCTACATTTCCGACTGGTTTCCGCAGACCGACATACTAGCCCATCCGAAGGTTTTGGCCTTTGCCACCCACGGCGGAATGCTCAGCACCACGGAGTCCATTTACCATGGCAAGCCCGTAATCGGTTTGCCCATTTTCAGCGATCAATTCTTCAACATGGCTCATGCCGAGCAAACTGGCTATGGCATTATGCTGGACTTTAAGGCTTTAAAGGCCCAGGACTTCCGGGCGGCGATCGAGAGGATCACCAGCGAGCCCTCTTACGCAGAAGTGGTGCGAGGAATGTCTTTTAGATATCGGGATCAGCAGCACACGCCCTTGGAGAACGCCGTGTACTGGGTGGAGCATGTGACCCGACACCAAGGAGCTGCCTATTTGAAGAGTGCCGCCCAGAGACTGAACTGGTGGCAATACCACAACGCTGATGTCCTCCTCATACTCTTTGCAGTCGTGATCTTTACGATAATTCTACTGCCATACGTTATTTTGAGGCTACTTACGAAATTAGTATTGGGGGAAAAGAAAACTCAAGGGGGAAAAGTAAAGCTAAACTAA
- the LOC108081479 gene encoding juvenile hormone esterase: MIKILVVELLVLLASSSVFSIEVDTDLGRVRGVNLTSRLGVSFHAFRGIRYAEPALGELRFVNPQPVKPWSPGTFDASQDGPMCPQPWDNMTDVSEDCLRLNVYTKDVKARKPVIVFLHPGGFYVFSGQSKYLAGPEHFMDRDCVLVSLNYRLGSLGFLATGTKDAPGNAGLKDQVLALRWVQKHIHRFGGDPQSVTLLGYSAGSISIGLHMISPMSRGLFHRGICMSASPYGPPKYHSNDLQLAQRQARLLKCPQEPVAEMVECMRRKPYLDYVSTYNGMFEFGWNPVLNWRIVVEEDFGQERFLIEDPFKTARRGDFYKVPLITGITEFEFKSAAFWDLRNASIVSKYNSDWERFAPIALILDRDSNQSRTATRVLREKYLPESRDKLEYPKSLKGLGELFSDALIGVAFNRFLRLMAPHTPIYTYLFRYKGRYSFLKNPDNQEAMGPVHHDELLYLFHVGLISPLLKREDPENFIIERMTRMWMEFAKKGDPHNKNDEYLKELNWPRYTSENQDYLEIGTNLTAKTGGFYLDRYHIWDELFPLSGF; this comes from the exons ATGATCAAGATCTTGGTAGTGGAACTGCTGGTTCTGCTGGCCAGCTCATCGGTTTTTTCCATCGAAGTTGACACCGATCTGGGACGCGTACGGGGAGTAAACCTCACCTCCCGATTGGGTGTAAGCTTCCATGCCTTTCGGGGTATTCGCTATGCAGAGCCGGCTCTGGGTGAGCTGCGCTTCGTGAATCCGCAGCCTGTGAAGCCCTGGTCTCCGGGGACCTTCGATGCCAGCCAAGACGGACCGATGTGTCCGCAGCCGTGGGATAACATGACCGATGTCTCTGAGGATTGTCTGCGCCTCAACGTTTACACGAAGGATGTGAAGGCCCGAAAGCCGGTGATCGTTTTTCTGCATCCTGGTGGCTTTTACGTGTTCTCCGGACAGAGCAAGTACCTGGCTGGACCAGAGCATTTTATGGATCGCGATTGTGTCCTGGTCTCGCTGAACTATCGGTTGGGCAGCTTGGGATTCCTGGCCACCGGCACTAAGGATGCTCCCGGGAATGCGGGTCTCAAGGATCAGGTCCTGGCACTGCGCTGGGTTCAGAAGCACATCCACCGTTTCGGCGGGGACCCCCAAAGTGTAACCCTCCTGGGATACAGTGCAGGCAGTATCAGCATTGGCCTGCACATGATCTCGCCCATGTCGCGGGGTCTCTTCCATCGTGGCATCTGCATGAGTGCCTCTCCATATGGACCCCCTAAATACCATAGCAATGACCTTCAGCTGGCCCAGCGTCAAGCGAGGCTATTGAAGTGCCCCCAAGAACCCGTTGCGGAAATGGTCGAGTGTATGAGGCGTAAACCTTACTTGGACTACGTAAGCACCTACAATGGAATGTTCGAGTTTGGTTGGAATCCTGTGCTCAACTGGAGGATCGTGGTCGAGGAGGACTTTGGTCAGGAGCGGTTCCTTATCGAAGATCCCTTTAAGACCGCCCGGCGTGGCGACTTCTACAAAGTGCCTCTTATCACTGGAATCACagagtttgaattcaaatctGCAGCATTCT ggGATCTGCGCAATGCAAGCATCGTGAGCAAATACAATTCTGACTGGGAACGCTTTGCTCCGATTGCTCTGATTTTGGATCGTGACTCGAACCAGTCACGAACTGCCACTCGCGTTTTGAGAGAGAAATATCTGCCGGAAAGCCGTGACAAACTGGAGTATCCAAAGTCCCTTAAGGGCTTAGGGGAACTCTTCAGCGATGCCTTGATTGGAGTGGCCTTTAATCGCTTTCTCCGCCTGATGGCCCCGCACACACCGATCTACACGTATCTGTTTCGGTACAAGGGTAGATATAGTTTTCTGAAAAACCCCGATAACCAAGAGGCCATGG GTCCCGTACACCATGATGAGCTCCTGTATTTGTTCCATGTAGGCCTTATAAGTCCTCTTTTAAAACGGGAAGATCCAGAGAACTTTATTATTGAGCGAATGACACGCATGTGGATGGAATTTGCTAAAAAAGG TGATCCTCACAATAAGAACGATGAATACCTCAAAGAGCTCAACTGGCCTCGGTATACTTCAGAAAATCAAGACTATTTGGAAATTGGTACAAATCTGACAGCAAAAACGGGTGGCTTTTATTTGGATCGATATCACATTTGGGATGAACTATTTCCATTGAGCggcttttaa
- the Ugt302E1 gene encoding UDP-glucosyltransferase 2, whose product MSWFLNSWTFLLTLALVSQVCGYSYLMVLHTASKSHHVVGEALAKGLTAAGHEVTLISPFPQKKPVKNLIDVDTPNTIKVMGVYKARILQNAQKPLVIRYPYMHGMGLDLTEALLVAPEVQELLGQNRTFDAVICETFMNDAHYGFAEHFGAPLITLSTLGATGWTSDLVGTPSPPSYVPHSLLPFDDHMDFWQRAQNLGFQAYEYIYQNWVNLPRQEALYRKYFPSNKQDFYEMRRGTSLVLLNTHVSLSNPRPYSPNMIEVGGMHVNRNDPKPLPVDIREFIEGAEHGVIYFSLGSNLKSKDLPEEKRRAIVETLRGLKYRVLWKYEEEDFADKPANVFVSKWFPQDDILAHENVIAFITHGGLLSTMETIYHGKPVVGIPFFGDQFMNMARAEQSGYGITVRYGQLTAPLFRSAIDRITGDPSYLQRVKVMSSQFRDQKETPLERAIYWVEHVARQKGAKYLRSASQDLSFVEYHNLDVLAAFFTVLSLVLVLFVLLVRFVALKVKGCTAKSSKHKIN is encoded by the exons ATGAGCTGGTTCCTTAATTCCTGGACTTTTCTGCTTACCTTGGCCTTGGTGAGTCAGGTGTGTGGTTACTCCTACCTGATGGTGTTGCACACCGCCTCAAAGTCACATCACGTTGTGGGGGAGGCACTGGCAAAAGGGTTAACAGCTGCCGGCCATGAGGTCACCCTGATATCACCTTTTCCCCAAAAGAAACCTGTGAAGAACCTCATCGACGTAGACACGCCGAACACTATCAAAGTAATGGGAG TTTACAAGGCGAGGATCTTACAAAATGCCCAGAAACCTTTGGTAATTCGCTATCCCTATATGCATGGAATGGGACTGGATCTAACAGAGGCTCTCTTGGTGGCCCCGGAGGTGCAGGAGCTCCTGGGACAAAACCGAACCTTCGATGCGGTCATCTGCGAGACATTCATGAACGATGCCCACTATGGGTTCGCAGAGCACTTTGGAGCACCGCTGATCACGTTGAGCACTCTAGGAGCCACTGGCTGGACCTCAGATCTAGTGGGCACTCCCTCTCCACCGTCGTATGTTCCTCATAGCTTACTGCCATTCGATGACCACATGGATTTCTGGCAGCGAGCCCAGAATCTAGGATTCCAGGCATACGAATACATTTACCAAAACTGGGTCAATCTACCCAGGCAAGAGGCCTTGTATAGGAAATACTTCCCCAGCAATAAGCAGGACTTTTATGAGATGCGCAGAGGCACTTCGTTGGTTTTGCTAAACACTCACGTTTCTCTAAGCAATCCTCGTCCCTATTCGCCCAATATGATTGAGGTCGGAGGAATGCACGTGAATCGAAATGACCCGAAGCCCCTGCCCGTGGATATTCGGGAATTCATCGAGGGAGCCGAGCACGGTGTGATCTATTTCTCCTTGGGCTCCAATCTAAAAAGTAAGGACTTGCCAGAGGAGAAACGTAGAGCCATTGTGGAGACCCTGAGAGGACTCAAGTACCGAGTGCTTTGGAAGTACGAAGAGGAAGACTTTGCCGACAAGCCTGCTAACGTGTTCGTATCCAAATGGTTCCCACAGGACGACATTCTGGCCCACGAGAACGTGATTGCCTTCATAACCCACGGCGGACTCTTGAGCACCATGGAGACTATTTACCACGGCAAGCCGGTCGTGGGAATACCCTTCTTCGGGGATCAGTTCATGAACATGGCCCGAGCCGAGCAATCGGGTTATGGAATCACCGTAAGATACGGTCAACTCACCGCACCTCTATTCCGTTCCGCCATCGATCGCATCACAGGTGACCCCAGTTATTTGCAGAGGGTCAAGGTCATGTCCAGTCAGTTTAGGGATCAGAAAGAGACCCCCCTGGAGCGCGCTATTTACTGGGTGGAGCATGTGGCACGGCAGAAGGGAGCCAAGTACCTGAGGAGTGCCTCGCAGGATCTAAGCTTCGTGGAGTATCACAATCTGGACGTTTTAGCCGCATTTTTTACAGTGTTGAGCttagttttggttttattcGTGCTTCTTGTCCGATTTGTTGCATTAAAAGTGAAAGGTTGCACAGCGAAAAGTTCAAAACAtaagattaattaa